A stretch of the Bacillus anthracis str. Vollum genome encodes the following:
- a CDS encoding GNAT family N-acetyltransferase, with the protein MNKIYLKAIDKNNWEEAIKLSVKEEQQTFIASNLYSIAEVQFLDNFYAKGIYLEEKMVGFTMFGIDPEDNNYWIYRLMIDENFQGKGIGKQAIYLVIDEIRRNNNANFSRIMIGYAPENLTAKFAYKKAGFIETELSSWGEQLAKYSL; encoded by the coding sequence TTGAATAAGATTTATTTAAAGGCTATTGACAAAAATAATTGGGAAGAAGCAATTAAACTTTCGGTTAAAGAAGAACAACAAACATTTATAGCATCCAACCTTTATTCTATCGCAGAAGTTCAATTTCTAGATAATTTCTATGCAAAAGGTATTTATCTTGAAGAAAAAATGGTTGGATTTACTATGTTTGGGATAGATCCTGAGGATAATAATTATTGGATTTATAGACTTATGATTGATGAAAATTTTCAAGGAAAAGGTATAGGTAAACAAGCTATATATCTGGTAATTGATGAGATAAGAAGAAATAATAACGCAAACTTTTCTAGAATAATGATTGGATATGCTCCTGAAAACCTTACAGCTAAATTTGCATATAAAAAAGCAGGATTTATTGAAACTGAATTATCATCTTGGGGTGAACAGTTAGCTAAGTATTCCTTATAA
- a CDS encoding MATE family efflux transporter yields the protein MSMFLVPLLLSNILQSVGQLFGMVVVGRWLGVNELAAISAFFPLFFLLVSFVIGIGSGSSILIGQAFGAHNEERLKAIVGTTLTFTFIIGVILAIVGNVFALNIMRLMGTPENIIDMSVHYARILFISMPVLFLYFSYTTFIRGTGDSKTPFYFLIVSTVLNIMLLPILIFGWVGIPKIGVYGAAYASVISTIITFIVMIIYLKKKNHPLQLDETVRKYLRMDWGLLKLLLRLGIPASINMILVSLSEIAVIAFVNRFGSDATAAYVVVNQVASYVQMPAVSLGITVSIFAAQSIGAKQFNRLQEVIRAGIVMNYIIGGILIAFIYLFSREILSLFLTSSNTIEIAHSLVMITLWSYLIFGHAQIIGATMRASGTVLWPTIIGVVSIWLVEVPVAYYLSYHTNLGIKGIWIGYPAAFIVSLLLQYGYYKLSWKKKRISRLVS from the coding sequence ATGTCTATGTTTCTAGTTCCCTTGCTTTTAAGTAACATATTACAATCAGTTGGACAATTATTTGGTATGGTGGTAGTAGGGCGATGGCTTGGTGTGAATGAATTAGCTGCCATTTCAGCATTTTTTCCATTATTCTTCTTACTGGTTTCGTTTGTAATTGGAATTGGGTCAGGTAGTTCGATTTTAATTGGTCAGGCATTTGGTGCCCATAATGAAGAGCGTTTAAAAGCCATTGTTGGTACGACGTTGACATTTACCTTTATAATAGGAGTTATTTTGGCAATAGTGGGAAATGTATTTGCTCTAAACATTATGCGTCTTATGGGTACGCCAGAAAATATAATTGATATGAGTGTGCATTATGCACGTATTTTATTTATTTCTATGCCAGTTTTATTTCTATATTTCTCCTATACAACGTTTATTAGGGGTACAGGAGATTCTAAGACACCGTTTTATTTCTTAATTGTTAGTACAGTCTTAAATATAATGCTATTACCTATTCTAATTTTTGGTTGGGTAGGAATACCAAAAATTGGTGTGTACGGAGCTGCTTATGCTTCTGTTATCTCAACCATTATAACATTTATTGTTATGATTATTTATTTAAAGAAGAAGAATCATCCACTACAATTAGATGAGACAGTACGGAAATATCTTCGTATGGATTGGGGTTTGTTAAAACTATTATTACGCCTTGGAATTCCAGCCAGTATTAATATGATTCTTGTTTCATTATCTGAGATTGCGGTAATCGCATTTGTGAATCGTTTCGGTTCGGATGCGACTGCTGCATATGTGGTTGTAAATCAGGTTGCAAGTTATGTTCAGATGCCTGCAGTCAGTCTCGGAATTACAGTATCCATTTTCGCTGCGCAATCCATTGGTGCAAAGCAATTTAATCGATTACAGGAAGTGATTCGTGCTGGAATCGTTATGAACTATATAATTGGTGGTATATTAATTGCTTTTATTTACTTGTTTTCAAGAGAAATCTTATCGTTATTCTTAACGAGTTCGAATACAATCGAAATTGCACATAGTTTGGTAATGATTACACTTTGGAGTTACTTAATTTTCGGTCATGCTCAAATTATTGGTGCGACAATGCGAGCAAGTGGAACTGTATTATGGCCCACTATAATTGGTGTCGTATCAATATGGCTTGTAGAAGTCCCAGTTGCTTATTACCTTTCTTATCATACAAATCTTGGTATAAAAGGAATATGGATTGGATATCCAGCTGCATTTATTGTAAGTTTACTTTTGCAATATGGATATTATAAACTTTCATGGAAGAAGAAACGAATTTCACGACTTGTTAGTTAG